The following proteins are encoded in a genomic region of Actinomycetota bacterium:
- a CDS encoding glycoside hydrolase — MRGHDDGSRPIGRRAKTTVSRWSIAALGAVVVLGASPAGAQDPARVTRSVNATVDDVAPTRTYAAPYVLVDPADPLTVVAGTVDMRARTCHLLRSRDGGQTWRLLDASPSPQDYPFCFHTSGMTTMTPMGMGRDGAIYMGMVGWGPQDEDAGRDAAHAGSRGNLSVIVSRSDDLGDSWQPVVAHNTRGLEGEDVQNNRPVSSLAVDRTTGDQDRVYVGYVQRQPNADPEVPNEPMVVASTDGGETFSPPVSAFGDFERVLSAEEFDLEQDHTIGVSFSAAPQLAVADDGTLYVLFGGSAPRGSDLDDVLLLARSTDNGQTFTVNEIGTMGPSFAYPTFAWSPVGGEQGTLHMVYEDKPDGPLGDRDVYHRRSTDGGATFSAPQQLNDDAAEQLAGQYQASVSVAPNGRVDVAWWDFRNDPGLFANDVYATWSNDNGESWAPNVRVSDQSIDRDIGTWSNGFDMRQPPGIGSADDYAVFAWDDTRLADAAGQSQDVFAAAVQFSPVAVANNTLRYVIAGLIGLALGGAALLVVGSRMRTGPQPQQRERVPAGV, encoded by the coding sequence ATGAGGGGACACGACGACGGGTCGCGGCCGATCGGCCGACGAGCCAAGACGACGGTCAGCCGGTGGTCCATCGCCGCGCTGGGAGCGGTGGTCGTGCTCGGTGCGAGCCCGGCCGGCGCCCAGGATCCTGCCCGCGTCACCCGGTCGGTGAACGCCACCGTCGACGACGTCGCCCCGACCAGGACCTACGCGGCGCCCTACGTCCTGGTCGACCCCGCCGACCCGCTGACGGTGGTGGCGGGGACGGTCGACATGCGCGCCAGGACGTGCCACCTGCTGCGCTCGCGCGACGGCGGGCAGACGTGGAGGCTGCTGGACGCATCGCCGTCGCCGCAGGACTACCCGTTCTGCTTCCACACCTCCGGCATGACCACCATGACCCCGATGGGGATGGGACGTGACGGGGCCATCTACATGGGCATGGTCGGTTGGGGTCCCCAGGACGAGGACGCGGGGCGGGACGCGGCCCACGCCGGTTCGCGCGGCAACCTCAGTGTCATCGTGTCACGGTCGGACGACCTCGGCGACAGCTGGCAGCCGGTGGTCGCGCACAACACCCGCGGCCTGGAGGGAGAGGACGTCCAGAACAACCGGCCGGTGTCGTCCCTGGCGGTGGACCGCACGACCGGCGACCAGGACCGGGTCTACGTCGGGTACGTGCAACGCCAGCCCAACGCCGACCCGGAGGTGCCCAACGAGCCGATGGTGGTCGCCTCGACCGACGGGGGCGAGACGTTCTCGCCGCCGGTCAGCGCCTTCGGTGACTTCGAGCGCGTCCTGTCCGCCGAGGAGTTCGACCTCGAGCAGGACCACACGATCGGGGTCTCGTTCAGCGCGGCCCCCCAACTCGCCGTCGCCGACGACGGGACCCTGTACGTGCTGTTCGGGGGCAGCGCCCCCCGCGGCAGCGACCTGGACGATGTCCTGCTGCTGGCGCGCTCGACCGACAACGGGCAGACGTTCACCGTGAACGAGATCGGGACGATGGGGCCTTCGTTCGCCTACCCGACCTTCGCGTGGAGCCCGGTCGGAGGCGAGCAGGGCACCCTGCACATGGTGTACGAGGACAAGCCCGACGGGCCGCTGGGCGACCGGGACGTCTACCACCGCCGGTCGACCGACGGTGGGGCGACGTTCAGCGCACCGCAGCAGCTCAACGACGACGCGGCCGAGCAGCTGGCCGGCCAGTACCAGGCGAGCGTCAGCGTCGCCCCCAACGGCCGCGTCGACGTCGCCTGGTGGGACTTCCGCAACGACCCCGGGCTGTTCGCGAACGACGTGTACGCGACCTGGTCGAACGACAACGGCGAGAGCTGGGCACCCAACGTCCGCGTCTCGGACCAGTCCATCGACCGCGACATCGGCACGTGGAGCAACGGCTTCGACATGCGCCAACCTCCCGGGATCGGCTCGGCCGACGACTACGCGGTGTTCGCCTGGGATGACACCCGGCTGGCCGACGCAGCCGGTCAGTCCCAGGACGTGTTCGCAGCGGCGGTGCAGTTCTCTCCCGTCGCCGTCGCGAACAACACGCTGCGGTACGTGATCGCGGGGCTGATCGGGTTGGCGCTGGGTGGCGCTGCGCTCCTGGTCGTCGGGAGCCGGATGCGCACCGGCCCGCAACCGCAGCAGCGCGAGCGCGTCCCGGCCGGCGTGTGA